One Pyrofollis japonicus DNA window includes the following coding sequences:
- a CDS encoding branched-chain amino acid ABC transporter permease → MGSVNEWRIHLYSTIAILVFLAAAPLFTSQYYTRLLAVGILFGLAATGFNILYGYTGLLSFGHAMFWGLGAYGVAIGLLKLGMGYASSYLFALSLVALTALVTGYLSLRHTKIYFAILTLAFGQLVYAVVLKYRDVTGGDEGLYGIPRPLGSIPSYYYLVLATASVILVLVWLLLRSPLGLVFQTIRDDAFRAETLGYNVSRMRLLSFVISALVTGVAGSLYSPLQGAVTPESLYWTFSAEIVFMAILGGTRVFLGPFVGGIVYVFLRDYAMDVTEYWLFAMGLALAVLIYVLPQGILGAIIEQVLKKTRRSSDGR, encoded by the coding sequence ATGGGCTCGGTGAACGAGTGGAGAATCCACCTCTACAGCACCATAGCAATACTGGTCTTCCTCGCGGCTGCGCCGCTCTTCACGAGCCAGTACTATACGAGGCTACTAGCGGTAGGAATACTCTTCGGCCTAGCCGCCACCGGGTTCAACATACTGTACGGGTACACGGGGCTCCTCAGCTTCGGCCATGCCATGTTCTGGGGGCTTGGGGCCTACGGTGTCGCAATAGGCTTGCTCAAGCTCGGGATGGGCTACGCGTCCTCATACCTATTCGCGCTATCACTGGTAGCCTTGACCGCGCTCGTGACGGGCTACTTGAGCCTGAGACACACGAAGATATACTTCGCGATACTCACGCTCGCCTTCGGCCAACTAGTGTACGCGGTTGTGCTGAAGTACCGGGACGTGACGGGGGGAGATGAGGGGCTCTACGGGATACCGAGGCCCCTTGGCAGCATCCCTAGCTACTACTACCTTGTGCTCGCGACTGCGTCGGTGATCCTGGTACTGGTTTGGCTCTTGCTTAGGTCGCCGCTAGGCCTCGTATTCCAGACTATAAGGGATGACGCGTTCCGCGCAGAGACCCTCGGCTACAATGTTTCGAGGATGAGGCTGCTGAGCTTCGTGATAAGCGCGCTGGTGACTGGTGTTGCTGGGTCGCTCTATTCTCCGCTACAGGGAGCGGTGACCCCGGAGAGCCTCTACTGGACGTTCAGCGCCGAGATAGTGTTCATGGCGATCCTTGGCGGGACAAGGGTGTTCCTAGGCCCTTTTGTGGGAGGGATCGTCTATGTGTTCCTCCGCGACTACGCCATGGACGTCACCGAGTACTGGCTTTTCGCGATGGGGCTGGCGCTCGCCGTGCTCATATACGTCTTACCCCAGGGCATCCTAGGCGCAATCATAGAGCAGGTATTGAAGAAGACTAGGAGGTCTTCGGATGGGAGGTGA
- a CDS encoding branched-chain amino acid ABC transporter permease: protein MDTGYIVVQTINTLFYASILFLIASGLSLIYGIMRVLNLAHGAFYMLGAYLAYSAAMVWIGPSALGFVLGFVLAVAVLAVIGAVFERTLLRPLYSKPEELQLLFTFAVMLMLDDIVKMVWGPEYKSYTVIPGGSVEVGAYQVPLYTVYVIVIGFAAAAGLWWFFSKTVIGKQMRAAAFNSEVAEALGINTSILFIAAFAIGSALSGLAGAAAAPILTAYPGMGADALVLSFAVLVIGGMGSIAGSLVGALIASVARTIMVIVYPMLEVALIYLITAVMLLIKPSGLFGKEIERR from the coding sequence GTGGATACTGGCTACATAGTAGTCCAGACGATTAACACGTTGTTTTACGCCTCGATTCTTTTTCTCATAGCCTCTGGCCTCAGCCTCATCTACGGCATTATGCGTGTACTGAACCTTGCTCACGGAGCCTTTTACATGCTTGGAGCTTATCTCGCATATAGTGCCGCAATGGTGTGGATAGGTCCTAGTGCGCTGGGCTTTGTTCTCGGATTCGTCCTCGCCGTAGCAGTGCTTGCCGTCATTGGAGCAGTCTTTGAGAGGACACTGCTGAGGCCTCTCTACTCTAAGCCGGAGGAGCTTCAGCTCCTCTTCACCTTCGCCGTGATGCTCATGCTTGACGACATCGTGAAGATGGTATGGGGGCCGGAGTACAAGTCGTACACTGTTATACCTGGCGGCTCCGTAGAGGTTGGGGCGTACCAGGTTCCTCTCTACACGGTGTACGTGATAGTCATCGGGTTCGCTGCCGCGGCTGGCCTTTGGTGGTTCTTCTCGAAGACGGTTATCGGTAAGCAGATGAGGGCTGCGGCTTTCAACAGCGAGGTCGCGGAGGCCCTCGGCATTAATACAAGCATATTGTTTATTGCAGCGTTCGCGATAGGCTCTGCGCTTAGCGGGCTGGCGGGTGCTGCTGCTGCACCCATTCTCACCGCTTACCCGGGCATGGGGGCCGACGCCCTTGTTCTCTCATTCGCTGTGCTCGTCATAGGCGGTATGGGCAGTATTGCCGGCTCCTTGGTGGGGGCGCTCATAGCGTCTGTTGCGAGGACTATAATGGTTATAGTGTACCCTATGCTGGAGGTCGCGCTGATATACCTTATAACAGCCGTGATGTTGCTGATAAAGCCTTCAGGGCTCTTCGGGAAAGAGATTGAAAGGAGGTAG
- a CDS encoding ABC transporter substrate-binding protein has product MVDESKRNTLKVLGAGVVGLVVGLAGGYAIGASSKKGATKTVTVTKEVGGGAAAKPSGIPSKPLKIGFMYFMSGPFGTYGKMAGAALEIARDEINSRGGILGRKVELISKDEADRQHVIDNIVKMVQEEGAEILIGIDSSGDSLKLIKTIEEELRVPLIVTHAATPKLTECGKRKYIFRISMYEEPIDIAAAELVAKMYPDAKKVASIGPDYAYGWDSWTVFSSRLKELMPGVEFAEPIYVKLGTTDYTSYIDKMIAAKPDIVFSSLWGGDAATFFKQAASKGLFKNIKAYLNPMLGATDTLKAIGDENVPSGVDIWGSGRYWFNYPPHDVYSLNKSFVEKFKAKTGEYPPYVSGTSYTALYAVKNAIELAYAELGKWPSPEELIKYLEGLTVAGPMGPVYIRPEDHQGVYYVYWGKLAKGGPLGFPHPVLTDLEIFDFGKVVPPPFKTYVKCG; this is encoded by the coding sequence TTGGTAGACGAGTCTAAGAGAAACACGCTTAAGGTTCTTGGAGCGGGTGTTGTGGGCCTAGTTGTCGGGCTTGCTGGCGGCTATGCCATCGGGGCTTCGTCGAAGAAGGGTGCGACCAAGACCGTGACTGTTACGAAGGAGGTTGGCGGGGGTGCGGCGGCTAAGCCGTCCGGTATTCCGTCGAAGCCGCTTAAGATAGGATTCATGTACTTTATGAGTGGGCCCTTCGGGACCTACGGCAAGATGGCTGGTGCTGCGCTCGAGATTGCACGGGACGAGATAAACTCGAGGGGAGGTATCCTTGGCAGAAAGGTTGAGCTGATATCCAAGGATGAGGCTGATAGACAGCACGTTATCGACAATATTGTTAAGATGGTTCAGGAGGAGGGGGCTGAGATCCTCATCGGTATTGATAGTAGTGGTGACTCGCTCAAGCTCATCAAGACTATTGAGGAGGAGCTGAGGGTTCCTCTGATAGTGACTCATGCCGCGACGCCTAAGCTCACTGAGTGCGGTAAGAGGAAGTACATTTTCAGGATAAGTATGTACGAGGAGCCTATCGATATCGCTGCTGCAGAGCTGGTTGCGAAGATGTATCCTGATGCTAAGAAGGTTGCGAGCATCGGGCCGGACTACGCCTATGGCTGGGACTCTTGGACCGTGTTCTCCTCGAGGCTCAAGGAGCTTATGCCGGGCGTGGAGTTCGCTGAGCCTATTTACGTCAAGCTCGGGACGACCGACTATACTAGCTACATAGATAAGATGATAGCAGCGAAGCCCGACATAGTGTTCTCGTCGCTATGGGGAGGAGACGCAGCAACGTTCTTCAAGCAGGCCGCGTCCAAGGGCTTATTCAAGAACATAAAGGCGTACCTAAACCCGATGCTAGGCGCTACTGATACCCTCAAGGCCATTGGGGACGAAAACGTCCCAAGCGGGGTAGACATCTGGGGAAGCGGCCGCTACTGGTTCAACTATCCGCCGCACGATGTCTACTCGCTCAACAAGTCGTTCGTGGAGAAGTTCAAGGCCAAGACTGGCGAGTACCCGCCATACGTCTCTGGTACCAGCTACACCGCGCTCTACGCGGTAAAGAATGCAATAGAGCTAGCGTATGCTGAGCTGGGTAAGTGGCCATCACCCGAGGAGCTCATAAAGTACCTTGAGGGCTTGACTGTAGCAGGCCCAATGGGCCCAGTGTACATAAGGCCTGAGGACCACCAGGGAGTCTACTACGTGTACTGGGGCAAGCTCGCAAAAGGCGGGCCCCTGGGCTTCCCGCACCCAGTGCTAACCGACCTAGAGATATTCGACTTCGGCAAAGTAGTTCCACCGCCATTCAAGACCTACGTGAAGTGCGGCTAG
- a CDS encoding PaREP1 family protein: MSSEALTIKIPRSIAQRLEADARRIGLSIEEYVLELITRGLDPEERVNAYIEAAQALLEQALQELAKGDTRQAVEKTWGAAALAIKAYAEWRDGIRITSHRELWEYRRTIEKELGDWVYDAWMAANGMHTCFYEGWCSAEDVREAIKRVRRLVDEVASRIKKS, from the coding sequence TTGTCATCAGAGGCTCTTACAATAAAGATCCCGCGATCAATAGCCCAGCGCCTAGAGGCCGATGCAAGGAGAATAGGGTTAAGCATTGAAGAATACGTATTAGAGCTCATAACTAGAGGCCTTGACCCGGAGGAAAGAGTCAATGCTTATATTGAGGCTGCCCAGGCACTTCTAGAGCAAGCACTACAAGAACTTGCAAAGGGAGATACTAGGCAAGCAGTTGAGAAGACCTGGGGAGCTGCTGCACTAGCGATAAAGGCCTATGCAGAGTGGAGGGATGGAATAAGAATTACGAGTCACCGAGAGCTATGGGAGTATCGCAGAACGATCGAAAAGGAACTCGGTGACTGGGTATACGATGCATGGATGGCTGCAAACGGTATGCACACATGTTTCTACGAGGGCTGGTGCAGCGCCGAGGACGTCCGGGAAGCGATTAAGAGGGTACGAAGACTGGTAGACGAAGTAGCCTCGAGAATTAAGAAGAGTTAG
- a CDS encoding radical SAM protein, with the protein MPGYDPLRLSEIVERMVTRREAGRLLRRYYRFRRDRWYGGIVTGDVVGCNLRCGFCWAWRFTWTGYDRGVMFSAEEAASRLLRLARRTGARQARLSGGEPTIGFEHLVKVIETVTDKGLHFVLETNGILIGAREDYARRLAEFHGVGIEVRVSIKGTSPEEFWQLTRAKPEAWYLQLRALENLVRYGLEPGEEVYPAVMLSFTDEKGVKRIKKLLASIHPRLAGSIDPEYVFLYPHVEELLRRTGLKPRIAYKPGEIPRELI; encoded by the coding sequence ATGCCCGGCTATGATCCGCTAAGGCTCTCCGAGATAGTTGAGCGGATGGTTACTAGGCGGGAGGCTGGGAGGCTTCTCCGCCGCTACTATCGGTTCCGCCGCGACCGCTGGTACGGCGGCATAGTGACGGGTGACGTGGTTGGCTGTAATCTTCGCTGCGGGTTCTGCTGGGCTTGGCGCTTCACCTGGACGGGCTACGATAGAGGCGTCATGTTCTCCGCGGAGGAGGCTGCCTCGCGGCTGCTCCGGCTAGCCCGGAGGACAGGGGCTAGGCAGGCCAGGCTCTCCGGCGGCGAGCCAACGATAGGCTTCGAGCACCTCGTAAAGGTCATCGAGACCGTGACCGATAAAGGCCTACACTTCGTGTTGGAGACCAATGGCATCCTTATAGGGGCTAGGGAGGACTATGCTCGCAGGCTCGCAGAGTTCCACGGAGTAGGGATAGAGGTAAGGGTCTCGATAAAGGGGACGAGCCCGGAGGAGTTCTGGCAGCTAACCAGGGCCAAGCCCGAGGCCTGGTACTTGCAGCTAAGGGCTCTTGAAAACCTGGTGCGCTACGGCCTAGAGCCCGGGGAGGAAGTCTACCCCGCAGTCATGCTCAGCTTCACTGACGAGAAGGGCGTGAAGAGGATAAAGAAGCTCCTAGCCTCAATACACCCGAGGCTTGCGGGAAGCATTGATCCTGAATACGTCTTCCTCTACCCCCACGTAGAGGAATTGCTGAGAAGAACAGGGCTCAAGCCAAGGATAGCGTACAAGCCGGGAGAAATACCACGCGAGCTGATATAA
- a CDS encoding antitoxin VapB family protein yields MDSYVTISVRREVKKLLERDKGDKNWSEYLLELYKEAKQAKARQAFEHLVQLLNDKDLEEIEKASRDFRKRFRLR; encoded by the coding sequence TTGGATAGTTACGTAACTATCTCTGTCCGTAGAGAGGTTAAGAAGCTACTGGAAAGGGATAAAGGGGATAAGAATTGGAGTGAATACCTGCTAGAACTCTACAAAGAGGCTAAGCAAGCTAAGGCAAGACAAGCATTCGAGCACCTAGTACAATTGCTTAACGATAAGGACTTGGAGGAAATAGAGAAGGCTAGTAGAGATTTCAGGAAGAGGTTTAGGCTACGTTGA
- a CDS encoding type II toxin-antitoxin system VapC family toxin → MRLLDTSVLIDNVRKGVFEEGAISVITLIEFLRGVDPRKRQRVKELLENSYIVLGIDNKVILEYCRLYDELRKRGNLLPDADLLIAATAIANNALLVTMDKDFLRLRDLGLRLELRL, encoded by the coding sequence TTGAGGTTGCTCGATACAAGCGTGCTCATAGACAACGTGAGAAAAGGCGTTTTTGAAGAGGGCGCTATATCGGTTATAACGCTTATAGAGTTTCTTCGTGGCGTGGATCCTAGGAAGAGACAACGCGTTAAGGAATTATTAGAAAACTCGTATATCGTTCTAGGTATTGATAACAAGGTCATACTAGAGTACTGTAGGCTGTACGACGAGCTGAGAAAAAGAGGCAACCTCCTACCTGACGCCGATTTGCTGATTGCTGCTACCGCAATAGCGAATAATGCCTTACTAGTAACAATGGATAAAGATTTTCTGAGACTAAGAGACCTCGGGCTACGGCTTGAGCTAAGATTATGA
- a CDS encoding type II toxin-antitoxin system VapC family toxin, whose amino-acid sequence MKPAYLFDASSIIRALKETRLLPLRNQAIQWLTIYEVLNALWKEVNLLHILEPGEASFLASTFAELLQTMKILSPQGLEVEILSISISTRLTVYDASYIALAKKHELTLVTEDKKLRDIASRFVNTISLDDIQLESH is encoded by the coding sequence GTGAAGCCAGCTTATTTATTTGACGCGTCTAGCATTATAAGGGCACTAAAGGAGACACGACTACTCCCGCTTAGGAACCAGGCAATTCAGTGGCTAACAATTTATGAAGTACTCAATGCCCTATGGAAGGAGGTGAACCTTCTTCACATCCTTGAGCCCGGAGAAGCGTCTTTTCTAGCAAGCACCTTTGCAGAGCTTCTACAAACCATGAAAATACTCAGCCCTCAGGGACTCGAGGTAGAAATACTTAGTATATCCATTTCAACGAGACTAACAGTCTACGATGCATCATATATAGCTCTCGCTAAAAAGCATGAGCTCACATTGGTCACCGAAGACAAGAAGCTCAGAGACATAGCTAGTAGATTTGTTAACACTATTAGCCTCGATGATATCCAGCTAGAATCACACTAA
- a CDS encoding type II toxin-antitoxin system CcdA family antitoxin, with protein MGRYVTVSAKVRREIVEEARRLGINVSELIRKALEDEVQRRKLELLEEKLRKHKHVLEKLDIDKIVELIREDREAR; from the coding sequence TTGGGTAGATATGTAACTGTTTCCGCCAAGGTTAGGAGAGAGATTGTCGAAGAGGCTAGGAGACTAGGCATTAATGTTTCAGAACTTATAAGAAAAGCTCTTGAGGATGAGGTTCAGCGACGCAAACTAGAATTACTTGAAGAGAAGCTGCGCAAGCATAAACATGTGCTTGAAAAACTAGATATTGATAAGATCGTAGAATTAATCCGAGAAGATAGAGAGGCAAGATGA
- a CDS encoding HhH-GDP family DNA glycosylase: protein MLCVEAPWLWLDESMYPSFLSSFYSYVGPGRWVRSTGPWRGSELGYRDGRLCCSGPGCSLDLLRGVSGEWCLGECLGWVRRSGYRRLYRGLVVSAALGAVDRFLVSVAVVLSRRTRYATNVRRWMHILFNGINAIDEDSLRLVAERAARLPSPQPRTLARLVKDLWRLASWEGDAWELRRQLLGLPGVGPKTADAILLFTGRTTWVAPSDTNLARFAREVLGLEVRPPQKSTCLCYDPACPRCAIRGSCLSGTIVGRYGGAAGLVQTEAYLYNHVGAGPRWREELRKRLEKHYS from the coding sequence TTGTTGTGCGTTGAGGCTCCTTGGCTCTGGCTTGATGAGTCTATGTATCCTAGTTTCCTTTCCTCTTTCTATAGTTATGTGGGGCCTGGGCGTTGGGTTAGGAGTACTGGTCCTTGGCGCGGCTCTGAGCTGGGCTACCGGGATGGGAGGCTTTGTTGCAGTGGGCCTGGGTGTAGTCTTGACTTGTTGAGGGGTGTTTCGGGCGAGTGGTGCCTAGGAGAGTGCCTTGGCTGGGTTAGGCGCTCCGGCTACCGCAGGCTCTACCGGGGCCTCGTTGTTTCTGCTGCTCTTGGGGCTGTTGACCGCTTCCTGGTCTCAGTTGCTGTTGTTCTTTCTCGGCGTACACGGTATGCTACCAATGTTAGGCGGTGGATGCACATATTGTTCAATGGAATCAACGCTATCGATGAGGATTCGTTGAGGCTTGTTGCAGAGAGGGCTGCTCGGCTCCCGAGCCCCCAGCCCAGGACGCTGGCTAGGCTGGTGAAGGATCTCTGGCGTCTCGCCTCCTGGGAGGGAGACGCCTGGGAGCTGAGGAGGCAGCTACTAGGACTCCCCGGTGTGGGGCCGAAGACTGCTGACGCAATCCTCCTCTTCACGGGGAGGACGACGTGGGTTGCTCCGAGCGATACTAATCTAGCAAGGTTTGCCCGAGAAGTCCTCGGCCTAGAGGTCAGGCCTCCGCAGAAGAGCACGTGTCTATGCTATGACCCGGCATGCCCGAGATGCGCGATAAGGGGTAGCTGCTTGTCGGGCACGATAGTGGGGCGCTACGGCGGCGCAGCGGGACTAGTACAGACAGAAGCATACCTTTACAACCACGTGGGAGCAGGGCCGCGTTGGAGAGAAGAGCTTAGAAAAAGACTAGAGAAACACTATAGTTGA
- a CDS encoding nucleotidyltransferase domain-containing protein codes for MLLIYLLQSNIPGMGQSSGQQGLLGQDAAVRYERYRLLKRWREIARMVAEKIKERFPDAEVYVFGSVVEERCTAASDIDILVVTKHAPKRLRDKVDIILWLEDELGLPPSLLDLHIVAPGSEDYEWFFKALRIKAIKVE; via the coding sequence GTGCTCCTCATATATCTGCTTCAAAGCAACATACCAGGTATGGGGCAAAGCAGTGGCCAGCAAGGACTCCTCGGCCAAGACGCTGCAGTACGCTATGAACGGTACAGGCTGCTAAAACGTTGGCGAGAAATAGCGAGAATGGTAGCGGAGAAGATTAAGGAGAGGTTCCCCGACGCAGAGGTCTACGTCTTCGGCAGCGTGGTTGAGGAGCGCTGCACAGCGGCAAGCGATATAGACATACTGGTCGTCACGAAGCACGCGCCAAAGAGGCTGAGAGACAAGGTAGACATAATCCTATGGCTGGAAGACGAGCTCGGTCTCCCACCAAGCCTACTAGACCTCCACATTGTCGCACCAGGCTCAGAGGACTATGAGTGGTTCTTCAAAGCTTTGAGGATAAAGGCGATAAAAGTAGAGTAG
- a CDS encoding PQQ-binding-like beta-propeller repeat protein has product MEKKLALPLLAALLLPLFGATLAHAGQGGSKIVWPTLKYSFDRAGYVDISRLASKPFHYTDYDILWTFKTGLCVASSAALADLNNDGKLEAVFSSCDGFLYAVDASSGTLLWKRETGGGLHADPTIWDINGDDKPEIMATGSTGSLYVFSSDGKLLWKHEGSFHGNPVVLHFDTRGSYEVAIGNMKGEIYVFTPDGEIRYLIKVGDLPVYHLAVRDVDGDGLDDIACVEGTYFHIISYKGSKPTVYTLNLGRILTGAPALYDLYGNETIEAIIVSRDGHVYVVNPEKGTFVSKKLPGVEDATSTPSVGDVNMDGKPEIVVATMEGLFILDTGLNIVREYPDLQVFLSSSIIADIDGDGENEILVGTYQGDIVAIKPTIPSPDESEFYIYTTNAPVVATASIADVDGDGKPEILIGSRDYNMYCFKGIEETAPQPAQTTTPQQTPTTTNTTTTAITQKTNTTRTSRTITSSTTSRATSPAETSTTRTIAMPIGAGKYKPTINYKLVAAGIIAAIIIIAITYQLTRK; this is encoded by the coding sequence TTGGAGAAGAAACTAGCCCTCCCCCTTCTAGCAGCACTTCTCCTACCATTATTCGGCGCCACCTTGGCCCACGCGGGGCAAGGCGGCTCGAAGATCGTGTGGCCTACGCTGAAGTACAGCTTCGACCGCGCCGGCTACGTCGACATAAGCCGCCTTGCTTCGAAGCCCTTCCACTACACGGACTACGATATACTCTGGACTTTCAAGACGGGGCTCTGCGTAGCCTCCTCGGCGGCCCTAGCCGACCTAAACAATGACGGCAAATTAGAGGCTGTTTTCAGCTCGTGCGACGGCTTCCTATACGCCGTGGACGCTTCTAGTGGCACCCTGCTCTGGAAGCGGGAGACAGGGGGAGGACTACACGCCGACCCAACCATATGGGATATCAATGGCGACGACAAGCCGGAGATAATGGCCACAGGGAGCACCGGGTCACTATACGTCTTCAGCAGTGATGGCAAGCTCCTCTGGAAGCACGAGGGCAGCTTCCACGGCAACCCGGTCGTGCTCCACTTCGACACCCGGGGCAGCTACGAGGTAGCAATAGGCAACATGAAGGGCGAGATCTACGTCTTCACGCCAGACGGGGAGATAAGGTACCTCATAAAGGTGGGAGACCTACCAGTCTACCACCTAGCCGTAAGAGACGTTGACGGAGACGGCTTAGACGACATAGCCTGCGTAGAGGGAACCTATTTCCACATAATCAGCTACAAGGGCTCAAAGCCCACCGTCTACACACTCAACCTCGGGAGGATACTCACCGGGGCACCCGCCCTATACGACCTCTACGGCAACGAGACAATAGAGGCAATAATCGTCTCCCGCGACGGCCACGTATACGTAGTGAACCCGGAGAAGGGCACCTTTGTCTCCAAGAAGCTGCCAGGCGTAGAGGACGCCACCTCGACTCCCTCAGTCGGCGACGTAAACATGGATGGCAAGCCGGAGATCGTTGTAGCCACGATGGAGGGCCTCTTCATACTGGACACAGGGCTAAACATAGTCCGAGAATACCCCGACCTCCAAGTCTTCCTCTCATCCTCGATAATAGCCGACATAGACGGCGACGGAGAAAACGAGATACTAGTAGGAACCTACCAAGGAGACATTGTCGCAATAAAGCCAACCATACCGAGCCCCGACGAGAGCGAATTCTACATCTATACCACCAATGCCCCAGTAGTAGCAACAGCCTCGATAGCCGACGTGGACGGCGACGGCAAACCAGAGATACTCATAGGGAGCAGAGACTACAACATGTACTGCTTCAAAGGAATAGAGGAGACAGCTCCCCAGCCAGCACAAACCACAACGCCACAACAAACACCCACAACAACAAACACGACAACCACAGCAATAACGCAGAAAACAAACACAACACGGACAAGTAGAACAATAACTTCTTCAACTACTTCCCGTGCAACCAGCCCCGCCGAGACAAGCACGACAAGAACAATAGCAATGCCAATCGGCGCCGGGAAGTACAAGCCAACAATAAACTACAAACTAGTAGCAGCAGGAATCATAGCAGCAATAATAATCATAGCAATAACTTATCAGTTGACGAGAAAATAG